The following coding sequences are from one Carassius gibelio isolate Cgi1373 ecotype wild population from Czech Republic chromosome B7, carGib1.2-hapl.c, whole genome shotgun sequence window:
- the LOC127962197 gene encoding structural maintenance of chromosomes protein 5-like, whose protein sequence is MAEHTVEQGKEEEKEEPQMVKDLRTAVGWLRDNCHSFRGSVQEPSYLDLKKEDQEEALLKLDRAERKDDLELAKKPFMFQFQFQQDMEVFLFECHDERHLRINSMFMEF, encoded by the exons ATGGCGGAGCACACTGTAGAACaaggaaaagaagaagagaaagaa GAACCACAGATGGTCAAAGACCTCAGGACCGCAGTTGGATGGCTGCGGGACAACTGCCACTCCTTCAGAGGTTCTGTGCAAGAGCCGTCATATCTGGACCTAAAGAAGGAAGACCAGGAAGAGGCCCTTCTTAAACTTGATCGGGCGGAAAGAAAAGATGATCTGGAACTGGCCAAAAAGCCTTTCATGTTTCAGTTCCAGTTTCAACAGGACATGGAAGTTTTTCTTTTCGAATGTCACGACGAAAGGCACCTCAGAATAAACTCCATGTTTATGgagttttaa